In Clostridium omnivorum, the DNA window TTGTTAAGGATTTAAATGGCTTTACAACCGAAGAATATATGCTTAAGGTAGCGGAAAAATTTGATATAAGCAAATATGAAGGTGAGGGTCAATATAAACCTTCTAGCAAGCATACCTACGGAATGTATTTAGAAGGGCAATGGTATGAACTTGCTGCAAAAGAGGGAACTTATAACCCTAATGATCCTGTTGATAGATTAGACGTTTCTATTCTTCAAAATAACCTACTAAGACCAATTTTAGGGATAGAAGATCCTAGAACGGATAAGAGAATTGATTTTATAGGTGGAATAAGAGGACTTAAAGAACTTGAAAGAAGAGTAGAAAATGGAATGAAGGTAGCCTTCTCTATGTATGCAACTTCCATTGAAGATTTAATGGATATTGCAGATGCAGGAAAGGTAATGCCTCCAAAGTCAACTTGGTTTGAGCCAAAACTTAGAAGTGGTTTGTTTGTTCATAAGTTAAAATAAGTGTGTTCCTAAATAGATTTATTAGAATGGAACATTAACGAGATAAGTAAAAGGGTTTTTATTCAAAAGGGGGAAAAAGGAGTAGGTTTGGAGTAACATCCAAAGCCGCTCCTTTTTTATGCAGAAATTATATTATTATAACAATTTAGCTATTTTTTCAGCGATAACGCTAGGTTCAGTAGTTGGTTCAAATCTATCTACTATATTTCCTTCTTTATCTATTAAGAACTTCGTAAAGTTCCACTTAACTCCGTTGCCTTCTAAGATTTCTGGAAAGTTAGTTTTTAAAATCTCTGTTAGCTTTGCTCCTATTGGATGATTTAAATCAAAGCCCTTAAATGGAACTGATTCGCTTAAATACTTAAATAGAGGATGAGCGCTTTCTCCTCTTACATCGATCTTTTCAAATAATGGGAAACTTACCCCGTAGTTAATTTGGCAGAAATTCTTAATCTCATCACTGCTTCCTGGCTCCTGCTCTGCAAACTGATTGCTTGGAAAACCTAAAACTTCTACTCCTTTATCCTTGAACTCTTCATAGAGCTTTTCAAGTCCTTCATATTGAGGTGTAAAGCCACATTTGCTAGCTGTATTTACTATTAGTAAAACCTTTCCCTTAAATTGATCTAACTTTACATTCTCTCCATCAATATTTTTTAATTGAAAATCATATACTGACATATTATAACCTCCTAGATATTTTGAATTTAATTGTACACAATTTAATTTTATGTATCTAATATAACAAAATAAAAACTATTTGTCAATAGTAATTATCCATAGTTTACAAAACAATTGTGCAAAATTTATTTTTCCTTTATAATGGGCATATAAAAATGCTGCAAGCTTATAATAGAAACATTTATAACAAAGGAGTGTTAAGTATATGAGTACTTATGATAAATTAAAATTAGAAAACCAATTGTGTTTTTCAGTTTATGCTGTCTCTAGAGCTATAACCAAACTTTATAGACCGCTTTTAGAGGAATTAGATATCACCTATCCTCAGTACTTAGTAATGCTGGTGCTATGGGAAAATGAGACCCTAAGCCTAAAGGATTTAGGCAAAAAGCTTTACCTTGATTCTGGAACCCTAACCCCCTTACTAAAAAGGCTTGAGTCCATGGGTTTAGTAATGCGTAAAAGAAGCCTAGAAGATGAGCGATTATTAAATGTAAGCTTAACAGAAAAGGGGTTCCAGCTTAAAGAAAAGGCTAAAAGTATTCCAGATTGTATTTTAAAGGCTATTAACTTAGATATGGAAAATCTAATAAAAACTAAGGCTCAGATGGATAGCCTACTTACTTCTATTATAGATAACGAGAAGTAGAGTTTGCATAAATTAAAAAACATTCTTCAGTGTTTTAATTAGGAGTAAACTAATATTTTTCACAACTTAAAAAAGAAGGATTTTTGGATACTATGGAGAATACTGAAATATAATATAAAAATTTACAATTAGCATGCTGGAGGACTAAGGTGATGTACGGAGGAGTTACTATTGATGATGAGTTACTATCTGATATTGGAAATATAACTTATATAGATAATAAAAATTATGAGTGTTTTAGTTTTTTACCCGATGCTATATTAGTCCAGAGAGATGGCAAAGTTGTTTTTGCCAATGATGAATTACGAAAACTTCTGCATTGTAATGATGGAGCTATACTAGGTAAATCGATATTATCACTATTGCAGTTAAAGAGTGATGTTGTACTTAGTAACTCTATTAATAAATCCTTTAAAGTTGTTGAAGGTGAGTATAAGATTAAAGACTTTCAATCAAATACAATTGATGTAGATATAAGACGTAGTGTTAAGCAATTGAATAATTGTTGGTATGAGTTTTTTGTATTTAGAGATATAACTATGGAGAAGAAAAAGTACAATGCTGCTGTAGAGAGTGGAGTTACTACGACTAGAGATACGTCAGAAAGAATGGAATTGCAAGAAAAACTGTTTGAGAGCAAAGAACTATATAAAAAACTAATTGATATACTGCCAGATGGTATAAGTATTCACGATGGTATCACATATTCCTTTGTTAGTGACTCATATGCCAAAATGTTAGGGTATGATAATCCCAAAGAATTAGTAGGAAAAAGGCTTGACGAAGTTGTAAGTAAAGAAAACCATGAGCTTATTAAACGAAGAGTAGAAAATCTCTTATCTCAGGATGAAGTATTTTCAAGAGTAGAGTATCAATTCATTACTAAGCAGGGTATATCTAAAAGTTTTGAATCTACATCAATAAGGTTCTGGTATAATAACAAGTTGAATATACTATCTTCAATTAGGGATCTTACAGATAAAAAAAGGATTGAAGAAAGCAAGCTGCTGTTAGAGAGAACTATAGAGTATGATAAATTAAAAACAGAATTTTTCTCTAATATGTCTCATGAGCTAAGAACCCCATTAAATATACTTTTAAGTTCACTACAATTAATAAGTATGTACACAGATACAAAAGGAGATATCAACCTTTCATCAATAAGGAAGTACACAGGTATAATGAAGCAGAATTGTTATAGATTATTACGACTTATCAATAATTTACTAGATATAACAAAGATAGATTCTGGTTTTTATACATTAAATATGTGCAATCATGATATTGTGAAAGTAGTAGAAGATATTACCCTATCTGTAGCAGAGTATGTAAAAGAAAAAGGCATAGAGATTATTTTTGATACAGATATAGAGGAAAAAATATTAGGATTTGATGCAGATAAAATTGAAAGAGTGATATTAAATTTATTGTCTAATGCAGTAAAGTTCACCAAGTCTGGTGGAAGGATAGATGTGAGTATTCATGATCTAATAGATTGTATACATATTACTGTAAGAGATACAGGTAGTGGTATACCGAAAGATAAGATAAATAGTGTTTTTGATAGATTTATACAAGTGGATAAATCACTTTCAAGGAGAAGTGAAGGAACAGGAATTGGTTTGGCTCTGGTAAAATCATTAGTAGAGATGCATGGAGGAAGTATCACTGTAGAAAGTGAATATGGCGAGTACACTCAGTTTGATATAATACTTCCTGCAAAAATTCTTGCTGCTGAAGATGAATCAGGTTTATGCCATACTTCAATAAACAATGATTTAGATGATAAAAAAGTTGAAAGAATGAGCATTGAATTTTCAGATATATATCTATAATCGAAAGTATAAATAAGGAGTCTAAAATATATTTCTTGCTATATAATTATATAGTGTTATACTGAAGTCATGGATGTGAATACTACCCGTGTAGAAAATTGATTTATAAACGTGAAGATAATCTTTTTCTACTATGTTATTTTATTTATAGTAGTTACATAGCATTAATATAAAAAATGGATATGTAGTGTGCCTATTAATAGGTATATTACGACCTCGTGTTGAAGAACCACTTCGTAATTCTCGAAGTGGTTCTTATTTTTTGCAATTAATTGCATTGTAATTACTAAGTCTATATGTCAGGGAGATTGAATAAAGTGCATGAAACGAATAAAGATATAAGTGATGAAAAAATTGAAGAATATGAAATAGACTTTTATATAAGGATATTAGAGGCCTTAGTAGAAATTTACAAATATAATTCAAATGAAAATGAGTAGTTAGATATTTTTAGTAGTATTCATATCTATAAAACAGATAGAGGTAGATCTTAGGTCTACCTTTATTTTTTATTATTTTCTAGAATATCATTCAAGTTTTCTTAACTTAAAAACGAAGAAGGCTCCATTGTCTAAACCTTAAAGGAAAAGTATACTAAGAACATAAGGAAAAGATAAGCAGGGGGAGTAGTAATGAGTGATATAAGTATTGGCACAAATATTTTGCATTTGAGGAAGGAAAAAGCCTTAACCCAAGAACAACTTGCCAGCATGATTGGCGTTTCTGCTGGAGCAGTAAGCAAGTGGGAAACTGGAAATTCCAAGCCAGATATAGATTTGCTTGCGCCACTAGCAAGAGCTTTAAATACCTCCTTGAATGAACTGCTGTCGTTTAAAGAAGAACTTGAAGAAGAAGAGATTAAGAAAATTAAAAAAGAACTTGCAGATATATTTTTGCACCAAGGGTTTAGTGAAGGGGAAAAAATGTGTAAAGAGTATCTAAGCAAATATCCAAACAGTGCTGGACTAAAATTAAATATTGCTGGACTTATACAAATGTACTCTATGCTGCTAGGCGATAAATTTAAGGAATTAATAATAATAAAACAAAAATATGCACTGGCTCTCTTGTATGGAGTAGTGGACAGTAAAGAGAGTAAATATTTAAATACTGCTCTATTTCTTATAGCAAATATTCAAATATCACTTGAAGACTATGAAGAAAGTGAAAGATGTCTAAAAGAATTAATGAACTCTTTTATTGATCCAATGGTAATCTATGCTTCTCTTTTAGAAAGACAAGGAAAGAATAACCAGGTAGAAAGTCTATGCAAAAGAATGCTGCTAAGCTATATGGAACAAAGTAGAGCAATGATGTGTATATTATCTAGAACTTATAAGAATAATAATAACTTTGAGAAAGCTGTTTTATATTTAGAAGCAGTGAGTAAAATTGAAAGTATATTTAAAACAGGACTTTCTTCAGGCGCCTATAATTTGTGCAGGCTCTATATAGAAAAAGGTGAAATGGATAAGGCAGCTAAGTACTTTAAAAACTATGTGGAAGACTTGATTTCTATAGAATATGATTATAATAATAACCCATATTTTGAAAACCTTAAGCTTGAAATAGAATCAGAAGGTCAGAAGATAATACGAAAAAAATTATACGAGACTTTAATAGAGGAAGAGGATACTAAAGTGCTATCAAAACTTCCTGAGTATAATGAAGCAATTGATAAATTGAAGGCTGCTATGGAAGAATAAATTTGATTTTATATAATATATAAAAGAGGAAAAGGTATGATAGTAAGTGTAAGCAGGAGAACTGATATACCAGCATTTTATAGTGAGTGGTTTTTTAATAGATTAAAGGAAGGCTTTGTATATGTTGTAAACCCATTTAATACAAAACAAATAAGTAAAATAGAACTTACAGCTAAAACTGTAGATTGTTTTGTATTTTGGACTAAAGATGCAGAACATATGCTGAGAAGGTTGGATGAATTAAAGGATTTTAAGTACTATTTTCAGTTTACTATAACCTCTTATAGAAATGATGTAGAAAAAGATACAAGAGCAAAAAAGGATATTATAAATACATTTAAAGAACTTTCTAATAAAATTGGGAAGGAAAAGGTCATATGGAGATATGATCCCATTTTACTGAATGAGTCTTACACTAAAGAATATCATTACGAATGGTTTGAAAAGTTTTGTAGCCAATTAGAGGGGTATACTGAAAAATGTGTCATAAGCTTTTTAGATTTATATAAGAAAACAGAAAGAAATATAAAGGAATTAAATATAGAACCAATCAGTGACGTTGATATGTTCCAAATTGCAGAAGTGTTTTCTAAAATATCTTCAAAGTATATTATTGAATTAGAGACCTGTTCTGAAGGAATTGATTTGTTTAAGTACGGAATTAAAAAAGGAAAATGTATAGATGATAAATTAATTGCTAAGA includes these proteins:
- a CDS encoding DUF1848 domain-containing protein; the protein is MIVSVSRRTDIPAFYSEWFFNRLKEGFVYVVNPFNTKQISKIELTAKTVDCFVFWTKDAEHMLRRLDELKDFKYYFQFTITSYRNDVEKDTRAKKDIINTFKELSNKIGKEKVIWRYDPILLNESYTKEYHYEWFEKFCSQLEGYTEKCVISFLDLYKKTERNIKELNIEPISDVDMFQIAEVFSKISSKYIIELETCSEGIDLFKYGIKKGKCIDDKLIAKIMNADIDVGKDDTQREVCGCVKSVDIGQYDTCKHHCLYCYANFNYKLVEENCLKHNPKSPLLVGSIKGDEKITIREMKSIKINNKDFEQIRLV
- a CDS encoding helix-turn-helix domain-containing protein; this encodes MSDISIGTNILHLRKEKALTQEQLASMIGVSAGAVSKWETGNSKPDIDLLAPLARALNTSLNELLSFKEELEEEEIKKIKKELADIFLHQGFSEGEKMCKEYLSKYPNSAGLKLNIAGLIQMYSMLLGDKFKELIIIKQKYALALLYGVVDSKESKYLNTALFLIANIQISLEDYEESERCLKELMNSFIDPMVIYASLLERQGKNNQVESLCKRMLLSYMEQSRAMMCILSRTYKNNNNFEKAVLYLEAVSKIESIFKTGLSSGAYNLCRLYIEKGEMDKAAKYFKNYVEDLISIEYDYNNNPYFENLKLEIESEGQKIIRKKLYETLIEEEDTKVLSKLPEYNEAIDKLKAAMEE
- a CDS encoding glutathione peroxidase; the encoded protein is MSVYDFQLKNIDGENVKLDQFKGKVLLIVNTASKCGFTPQYEGLEKLYEEFKDKGVEVLGFPSNQFAEQEPGSSDEIKNFCQINYGVSFPLFEKIDVRGESAHPLFKYLSESVPFKGFDLNHPIGAKLTEILKTNFPEILEGNGVKWNFTKFLIDKEGNIVDRFEPTTEPSVIAEKIAKLL
- a CDS encoding sensor histidine kinase yields the protein MYGGVTIDDELLSDIGNITYIDNKNYECFSFLPDAILVQRDGKVVFANDELRKLLHCNDGAILGKSILSLLQLKSDVVLSNSINKSFKVVEGEYKIKDFQSNTIDVDIRRSVKQLNNCWYEFFVFRDITMEKKKYNAAVESGVTTTRDTSERMELQEKLFESKELYKKLIDILPDGISIHDGITYSFVSDSYAKMLGYDNPKELVGKRLDEVVSKENHELIKRRVENLLSQDEVFSRVEYQFITKQGISKSFESTSIRFWYNNKLNILSSIRDLTDKKRIEESKLLLERTIEYDKLKTEFFSNMSHELRTPLNILLSSLQLISMYTDTKGDINLSSIRKYTGIMKQNCYRLLRLINNLLDITKIDSGFYTLNMCNHDIVKVVEDITLSVAEYVKEKGIEIIFDTDIEEKILGFDADKIERVILNLLSNAVKFTKSGGRIDVSIHDLIDCIHITVRDTGSGIPKDKINSVFDRFIQVDKSLSRRSEGTGIGLALVKSLVEMHGGSITVESEYGEYTQFDIILPAKILAAEDESGLCHTSINNDLDDKKVERMSIEFSDIYL
- a CDS encoding MarR family winged helix-turn-helix transcriptional regulator, producing the protein MSTYDKLKLENQLCFSVYAVSRAITKLYRPLLEELDITYPQYLVMLVLWENETLSLKDLGKKLYLDSGTLTPLLKRLESMGLVMRKRSLEDERLLNVSLTEKGFQLKEKAKSIPDCILKAINLDMENLIKTKAQMDSLLTSIIDNEK